A genomic stretch from Paraburkholderia dioscoreae includes:
- a CDS encoding cupin domain-containing protein, protein MKVFHGRAAGAVSERRSDTFTGTVWADPVMPATNGVTINTVFFAPGGRTYWHTHEYGQVLQVTAGQGWICLDGEEPQPIRQGDIVFIGPNERHWHGASEGSYMVHIATSIGKGTWQEEVAEQDYPATAAR, encoded by the coding sequence ATGAAGGTCTTTCACGGCAGAGCAGCAGGCGCGGTGTCCGAGCGCCGTAGCGACACGTTTACCGGCACCGTCTGGGCCGATCCGGTGATGCCGGCTACCAATGGCGTCACCATCAACACGGTGTTCTTCGCACCGGGCGGACGCACCTACTGGCACACGCACGAGTACGGCCAGGTCTTGCAGGTCACGGCCGGGCAGGGCTGGATCTGTCTGGACGGCGAAGAGCCGCAGCCGATCCGCCAGGGCGATATCGTATTCATCGGCCCGAACGAGCGGCACTGGCACGGTGCGAGCGAAGGCAGCTACATGGTCCACATTGCGACGTCGATCGGTAAGGGCACGTGGCAGGAAGAGGTTGCGGAGCAGGATTATCCGGCAACCGCCGCGCGCTAG
- a CDS encoding NAD(P)-dependent oxidoreductase: MNKERVGFIGLGNMGGRMTRRLVDAGIAVLGYDTARERVDAAGAKAAGTVGEVLAFADVVMMSLPDSKVVEAVVEGEDGVLAHCREGQIVVDLSTAAASSTIRLAKRFAERGVRYVDAGISGGAAAAEKGSLTLMVGGAADAVAALQWAFAPISSKVAYMGESGAGHTTKLLNNFLNAVSLAASAEVMVAGKKAGLDLHLLLDVLNSSSGVNFATLNRFPKIVDGDYLEGGLTGKLMTKDVVLYVDRIRELGVISLNSAGPLASFGLGTALGYGDVISNRVVDAIGDVSGGVRLFDGANKEKNA, translated from the coding sequence ATGAACAAGGAACGGGTCGGCTTTATCGGTCTCGGCAACATGGGCGGACGCATGACGCGGCGCCTCGTCGACGCGGGCATCGCGGTGCTCGGCTACGACACCGCGCGCGAACGTGTCGACGCGGCGGGCGCGAAGGCGGCGGGCACGGTGGGCGAAGTGCTCGCGTTCGCGGACGTCGTGATGATGTCGCTGCCGGACAGCAAGGTGGTCGAAGCGGTGGTGGAAGGCGAGGACGGCGTGCTCGCGCACTGCCGCGAAGGACAGATCGTGGTCGATCTGAGCACGGCGGCCGCCAGTTCGACGATCCGCCTCGCGAAACGCTTCGCCGAGCGCGGCGTGCGTTATGTCGATGCGGGTATTTCGGGTGGCGCCGCGGCCGCGGAGAAGGGCTCGCTGACGCTGATGGTGGGCGGTGCCGCCGATGCGGTCGCCGCGCTGCAATGGGCGTTCGCGCCGATCAGCTCGAAGGTCGCATACATGGGAGAGAGCGGCGCGGGCCACACCACCAAGCTGCTCAACAATTTTCTGAACGCCGTGAGCCTTGCCGCCAGCGCCGAAGTGATGGTGGCGGGCAAGAAGGCGGGGCTCGACCTGCATCTGCTGCTCGACGTGCTGAACAGCAGCAGCGGCGTCAACTTCGCCACGCTCAACCGGTTCCCGAAGATCGTCGACGGCGACTATCTGGAAGGCGGCCTGACCGGCAAGCTGATGACCAAGGACGTCGTGCTGTACGTCGACCGCATTCGCGAACTCGGCGTGATCTCGCTGAATTCGGCCGGCCCGCTGGCGAGCTTCGGCCTCGGCACCGCACTGGGTTATGGCGATGTGATCAGCAACCGTGTCGTCGATGCGATCGGCGACGTGTCGGGCGGCGTGCGGCTGTTCGACGGAGCAAACAAGGAGAAAAACGCATGA
- a CDS encoding aldehyde dehydrogenase family protein encodes MSHAAQFYIDGRWVEPASAVWFDIVDPSTETPFEKLALGNAEDVDRAVAAARRAFATWSATSVAERVALLKRVLSIYERRYDEFAELMRREMGAPITFARNGQAARGPAHLNALIDVLERFEFEEQRGSTRIVLEPIGVCGLITPWNWPVNQIVVKIAPALAAGCTMVLKPSEYSPLSALLFADVLDEAGVPAGVFNLVNGDGPGVGSAIASHPDIDMVSFTGSTRAGVLVAQSAAETVKRVAQELGGKSANILLDDVDLDQAVTRGVAACFTNSGQSCSIPTRMLVPRHLMNDAAQIAKRAAQAYRLGPTDDPATQLGPLVNANQFKRVQALIQIGIDEGARLVTGGTGRPDGIDTGYYARPTVFADVTPQMTIAREEIFGPVLSMIPYDSEEQAIDIANGTDYGLAAYVQSADLARARKVGRALRAGGVHLNYPPADFGAPFGGYKRSGNGREWGEAGLREYLETKALVGYGVD; translated from the coding sequence ATGTCTCACGCAGCCCAGTTCTATATCGACGGACGTTGGGTCGAACCCGCGTCCGCCGTCTGGTTCGATATCGTCGATCCGTCGACGGAAACGCCCTTTGAAAAGCTCGCGTTGGGCAACGCGGAAGATGTCGATCGCGCCGTCGCCGCCGCGCGCCGCGCGTTTGCGACTTGGTCGGCGACGAGCGTGGCCGAACGCGTCGCGTTGCTCAAGCGCGTTCTCAGTATCTACGAGCGACGCTATGACGAATTCGCCGAGTTGATGCGCCGCGAGATGGGCGCACCGATCACGTTCGCGCGCAACGGTCAGGCGGCACGCGGTCCCGCGCATCTGAATGCGTTGATCGACGTGCTCGAACGCTTCGAATTCGAGGAACAGCGCGGCAGTACGCGCATCGTGCTCGAACCGATCGGCGTGTGCGGTCTGATCACGCCGTGGAACTGGCCGGTCAACCAGATCGTCGTCAAGATCGCGCCGGCACTCGCGGCCGGTTGCACGATGGTGCTCAAGCCGAGCGAGTATTCGCCGCTGAGCGCGCTGCTGTTTGCCGACGTGCTCGATGAAGCCGGCGTGCCGGCGGGCGTGTTCAATCTCGTCAACGGCGACGGGCCGGGCGTCGGTTCGGCAATCGCGAGCCATCCGGATATCGACATGGTGTCGTTCACCGGTTCGACCCGCGCCGGCGTGCTGGTCGCGCAGTCCGCTGCGGAAACGGTCAAACGCGTCGCTCAGGAACTGGGCGGCAAGTCGGCCAACATCCTGCTCGACGACGTCGATCTGGATCAGGCGGTGACGCGCGGCGTTGCCGCCTGCTTCACGAACTCGGGTCAGTCGTGCTCGATTCCGACCCGCATGCTGGTGCCGCGTCATCTGATGAACGACGCCGCGCAGATCGCGAAGCGTGCCGCGCAAGCATATCGGCTCGGACCGACCGACGACCCGGCCACGCAACTCGGCCCGCTCGTCAACGCGAACCAGTTCAAGCGGGTGCAGGCGTTGATCCAGATCGGCATCGACGAAGGCGCGCGTCTCGTCACGGGCGGCACGGGGCGGCCGGACGGCATCGACACGGGCTATTACGCACGCCCCACCGTATTCGCCGATGTCACGCCGCAAATGACGATCGCCCGCGAAGAAATTTTCGGACCGGTGCTGTCGATGATTCCGTACGACTCGGAAGAGCAGGCGATCGACATTGCCAACGGCACCGACTACGGCCTCGCGGCCTACGTGCAATCCGCAGACCTCGCACGGGCTCGCAAGGTCGGCCGCGCGTTGCGTGCGGGCGGCGTGCATCTGAACTACCCGCCTGCCGATTTCGGCGCGCCGTTCGGCGGCTACAAGCGTTCGGGCAATGGCCGCGAATGGGGCGAAGCGGGCCTGCGCGAGTATCTGGAAACCAAGGCGCTGGTCGGCTACGGCGTGGATTGA
- a CDS encoding MFS transporter, giving the protein MKALTGNDVVMSEGEQSIETKRRNAIKGAFFSEFIDMFDIYLPVVVLSPVLGYFQPPHLSTGMETILASLVFITTLLGRPVGSLLFGMIADRIGRRMASIWSVSGFGVVTLLIALLPGYESIGIVSYWLLVLLRFVDGIFLGGGYTGAMPLAIEYSKKEQRGCVGGFIISGFPAAYVTINLVAMLMFVLFPLNGMHSPYAQWGWRIPFVLGAALAGLLTLYYVRKVAESEIWKSETADKAAVAEKLPLSDLLRGKSGRNLLQVLLMMTGFWLTQNIITIYLPTGLLVKTLHLSGFQMTATLMLTYFVLFFSYIGSGLIAQRIGRRRFFVIVGPLIATVGAALLYVLANVDGLSLPAIMALVCVLAVLVTSPWGVIVTYINERFVTDVRATGFGVGFSLSVIIPSFYAFYMNWLGAFMPLRLTSVVLLCVGGLIGMIGALMGPETKDVDF; this is encoded by the coding sequence ATGAAAGCGTTGACTGGGAATGACGTTGTAATGTCGGAGGGCGAGCAGTCGATCGAAACGAAGAGGCGCAACGCGATCAAGGGCGCGTTCTTCTCCGAGTTCATCGACATGTTCGACATCTATCTGCCGGTGGTGGTGCTCTCGCCGGTACTTGGATATTTCCAGCCGCCGCATCTGTCTACCGGCATGGAAACGATTCTTGCGTCGCTGGTATTCATCACGACGCTGCTGGGCCGTCCGGTCGGCTCGTTGCTGTTCGGCATGATTGCGGACCGCATTGGCCGGCGCATGGCGTCGATCTGGTCGGTATCGGGCTTCGGCGTGGTGACGCTGCTGATCGCGCTGCTGCCCGGCTATGAAAGCATCGGCATCGTGTCGTATTGGCTGCTGGTGCTGCTGCGCTTCGTCGACGGGATTTTTCTGGGCGGCGGCTACACAGGTGCGATGCCGCTCGCGATCGAGTACTCGAAGAAAGAGCAGCGCGGGTGTGTCGGCGGCTTCATCATTTCCGGCTTTCCGGCCGCATACGTGACGATCAACCTCGTCGCGATGCTCATGTTCGTGCTCTTTCCGCTGAACGGCATGCATTCGCCGTACGCGCAATGGGGCTGGCGCATTCCGTTCGTGCTCGGCGCGGCGCTCGCCGGCCTGCTGACCCTGTACTACGTGCGCAAGGTCGCCGAATCGGAGATCTGGAAGAGCGAAACCGCCGACAAGGCGGCCGTCGCCGAAAAGCTGCCGCTCTCCGACCTGCTGCGCGGCAAGAGCGGGCGCAACCTGCTGCAGGTGCTTCTGATGATGACGGGCTTCTGGCTCACGCAAAACATCATCACGATCTATCTGCCGACCGGCCTGCTGGTGAAGACGCTGCATCTGAGCGGCTTCCAGATGACCGCGACGCTCATGCTCACGTACTTCGTGCTGTTTTTCAGCTACATCGGCTCGGGACTGATCGCGCAGCGCATTGGCCGGCGCCGTTTCTTCGTGATCGTCGGCCCGCTGATCGCCACGGTTGGCGCGGCGCTGCTGTACGTGCTGGCGAACGTCGACGGACTGTCGCTGCCGGCCATCATGGCGCTGGTGTGTGTGCTCGCGGTGCTCGTCACGTCGCCGTGGGGCGTGATCGTTACGTACATCAACGAGCGCTTCGTGACGGATGTGCGCGCAACCGGCTTCGGCGTCGGCTTCAGTCTGTCGGTGATTATCCCTTCGTTCTACGCGTTCTATATGAACTGGCTCGGCGCGTTCATGCCGCTGCGGCTGACCTCGGTCGTGCTGCTGTGCGTGGGCGGCCTGATCGGCATGATCGGCGCGCTGATGGGCCCGGAAACGAAGGATGTCGATTTCTGA
- a CDS encoding carboxymuconolactone decarboxylase family protein → MTQTTPQPDSSRLRDELVRLHGKASPEWDSLVRLDPRFVDAYLKFAGVPQRRNHLDDKTRAFIALAADACATQLYAPGVARHIERALSFGATREELIEVLELISTIGIHTSNVGVPVLLEVLEEEGLRKGAPPLDERRQKLKAEFETNRGYWHPTWEGLLELDPDLFEAYVEFSSVPWRTGVLSPKIKEFMYCAFDASATHLYVPGLKLHIRNALRYGATAEELMELLEIVSVTGIHGAELGAPLLEAALKRSGAATGEPHA, encoded by the coding sequence ATGACCCAGACCACACCGCAGCCCGATTCGTCCCGTCTGCGTGACGAACTCGTCAGGCTGCACGGCAAGGCAAGTCCCGAGTGGGACAGCCTCGTGCGCCTCGATCCGCGTTTCGTCGACGCATACCTGAAATTCGCGGGCGTGCCGCAGCGCAGGAATCATCTCGACGACAAGACGCGCGCGTTCATCGCGCTCGCCGCCGATGCCTGCGCGACGCAGCTCTATGCGCCGGGTGTTGCGCGTCATATCGAACGGGCGCTGTCTTTCGGCGCGACGCGCGAAGAGCTGATCGAAGTGCTGGAGTTGATCAGCACGATTGGTATTCACACCAGCAACGTCGGCGTGCCGGTACTGCTCGAAGTGCTGGAGGAAGAGGGCTTGCGCAAGGGCGCGCCGCCGCTCGACGAACGCAGGCAGAAGCTGAAAGCCGAGTTCGAGACGAATCGCGGCTACTGGCATCCCACATGGGAAGGTCTGCTCGAACTCGACCCCGACCTGTTCGAAGCGTATGTCGAGTTTTCGTCGGTGCCGTGGCGCACCGGCGTGCTGAGCCCGAAAATCAAGGAATTCATGTACTGCGCGTTCGACGCCTCGGCCACGCACCTCTATGTGCCGGGCCTTAAGCTGCACATCCGCAACGCGCTGCGCTACGGCGCGACCGCCGAAGAACTGATGGAGTTGCTGGAGATCGTCAGCGTGACGGGGATCCACGGAGCGGAGCTAGGCGCGCCGCTGCTCGAAGCCGCGTTGAAACGCAGTGGCGCTGCAACGGGAGAGCCGCATGCGTAA
- a CDS encoding MmgE/PrpD family protein: protein MAAQSDSSSGQASTNSDAGHVTQRVAQWVADTTWQDVPAAVRHEARRSLVNYLAVALAGCSDPTLGKAVRTYQRFSAGEGSSVIGRRERFDMLNAAALNAMSANVFDFDDTHIPTIIHPTAPVAAALFAFAESLADFAPGARPLTGEALLLAFVVGVEVECRIGNAVSPEHYRRGWHITSTCGVFGAAAAIAKAQGLSAQQIGWALGNASAQAGGLVETLGTMSKSISVGNAARNGLLSALLAADDFSGPDAPLEGTRGFLRVAATEPDVEALTRELGHEWALLSNTYKPYPCGVVLNPVIEACLDLRRDASWTVDDVERVELTGHPLLRERTDRPNVRTGRESQVSAQHAVAVALATGKAGLAEFSDSAVATPSLRAFGARLRFIDDASWPVESAQVAVVLRSGETVSRRIHAARGSLAAPLADVELAAKLRDLAAYGGSGVAPQPLIDALWRFDSEPDAASLMRLARAA from the coding sequence ATGGCAGCACAGTCAGACAGCAGTTCAGGCCAGGCCAGCACGAACAGTGACGCCGGTCACGTGACGCAGCGCGTCGCGCAGTGGGTGGCGGACACGACGTGGCAAGACGTGCCGGCCGCCGTGCGCCACGAAGCCAGGCGCTCGCTCGTCAACTATCTGGCGGTTGCGCTGGCCGGCTGCTCCGACCCGACGCTCGGCAAAGCCGTGCGCACCTATCAGCGCTTTAGCGCGGGCGAAGGTTCGAGTGTGATCGGGCGGCGCGAACGTTTCGACATGCTGAACGCCGCCGCGCTCAACGCCATGAGCGCGAACGTGTTCGACTTCGACGACACGCATATTCCGACCATCATCCATCCGACTGCACCTGTCGCCGCCGCGCTGTTCGCCTTCGCCGAGTCGCTTGCGGACTTTGCGCCTGGCGCCCGCCCGCTGACTGGCGAAGCGCTGCTGCTCGCATTCGTTGTCGGCGTGGAAGTGGAATGCCGGATCGGCAATGCGGTTTCGCCCGAGCACTATCGGCGTGGCTGGCATATCACGTCGACCTGCGGCGTGTTCGGCGCGGCTGCGGCGATCGCCAAAGCGCAAGGCCTGAGCGCGCAACAGATCGGGTGGGCACTGGGCAATGCGTCGGCACAGGCCGGCGGCCTGGTGGAGACGCTCGGCACCATGTCGAAGAGCATCAGCGTCGGTAACGCGGCGCGCAACGGCCTGCTATCCGCGCTGCTCGCCGCCGACGATTTCTCCGGTCCCGATGCGCCGCTCGAAGGCACGCGCGGTTTCCTGCGCGTCGCCGCAACGGAGCCGGATGTCGAGGCGTTGACGCGTGAACTCGGTCACGAATGGGCGCTGCTGTCGAACACCTATAAACCGTACCCGTGCGGCGTGGTGCTGAACCCCGTGATCGAAGCGTGTCTCGATCTGCGCCGCGATGCGAGCTGGACCGTGGACGACGTCGAGCGCGTCGAACTGACCGGGCACCCGTTGCTGCGCGAGCGCACCGACCGGCCGAACGTGCGCACCGGCCGCGAATCGCAGGTTAGCGCGCAACATGCGGTAGCGGTCGCGCTGGCTACGGGCAAAGCGGGCCTCGCCGAGTTCAGCGACAGCGCGGTCGCCACTCCGTCGCTGCGTGCGTTCGGCGCGCGTCTGCGTTTTATCGACGACGCATCGTGGCCGGTGGAGTCCGCCCAGGTGGCCGTCGTGCTGCGCTCGGGCGAAACCGTGTCGCGGCGTATTCATGCGGCGCGCGGCAGTCTCGCGGCGCCGCTCGCCGATGTCGAACTCGCGGCCAAACTGCGCGATCTCGCCGCATACGGCGGCTCGGGCGTAGCGCCGCAACCGCTGATCGATGCGCTGTGGCGTTTCGACAGCGAACCGGATGCCGCGTCGCTCATGCGGCTCGCGCGTGCGGCCTGA
- a CDS encoding 2,3-bisphosphoglycerate-dependent phosphoglycerate mutase, which yields MTLQTGTLVVLRHGQSIWNRANRFTGWSDVGLSVQGVADAQRVGERLREAGFRFDLAVTSALLRATDTLAHVLRTLDQPPPRTVRSWRLNDRHYGMLTGMEKDEAALAYGAERVRQWRRGFDLAPPALDTDLHAALVRALHDDAMPEAAALPRTESLRDTLRRVLPLWDECVAPALTRGQSVLMVGHGNSLRALFKQLDNIGDDAIASVEVAHAEPLVMKFDATLSVISRTPLAALAVSR from the coding sequence ATGACTCTTCAAACGGGCACTCTGGTCGTGCTGCGTCATGGCCAGTCGATATGGAATCGCGCCAACCGCTTTACCGGCTGGAGCGACGTCGGTCTGTCCGTGCAGGGCGTGGCCGATGCGCAGCGCGTCGGCGAACGGCTGCGCGAGGCGGGCTTTCGCTTCGATCTGGCGGTGACCTCGGCGTTGCTGCGCGCCACCGATACACTCGCGCACGTGCTGCGAACCCTCGATCAGCCGCCGCCCAGAACCGTGCGCTCGTGGCGGCTGAACGATCGCCACTACGGCATGCTGACAGGCATGGAAAAAGATGAGGCCGCGCTCGCCTATGGCGCGGAGCGGGTGCGGCAATGGCGGCGCGGTTTCGACCTGGCGCCGCCGGCGCTCGATACGGACCTGCACGCGGCACTGGTGCGCGCCTTGCACGACGACGCGATGCCCGAGGCCGCCGCGCTGCCCCGCACCGAAAGCCTGCGCGACACGTTGCGGCGCGTGCTGCCGCTGTGGGACGAATGCGTGGCACCCGCCCTGACGCGTGGGCAGTCGGTGCTGATGGTGGGACATGGCAACTCGTTGCGCGCGCTTTTCAAGCAACTCGACAACATCGGCGACGACGCGATCGCTTCGGTCGAGGTCGCGCATGCGGAACCGTTGGTCATGAAATTCGATGCGACGCTCTCGGTGATTTCGCGCACACCGCTCGCCGCGCTGGCAGTCAGCCGCTGA
- a CDS encoding carboxymuconolactone decarboxylase family protein, producing the protein MDTNDRFNKGFENRKEVLGAAHVEKSWANADDFNRPMQKFVTESCWGDIWGDPTLPFKTRSMLNLGMLTAMSQHHELSVHVKGALRNGVTREEIRAVLMQAAVYCGAPLALAAFRVASEAIKAYEAETAAA; encoded by the coding sequence ATGGATACCAACGACCGCTTCAACAAGGGTTTTGAAAATCGCAAGGAAGTACTGGGTGCGGCTCACGTCGAAAAGTCGTGGGCCAATGCCGACGACTTCAACCGGCCGATGCAGAAGTTCGTCACCGAAAGTTGCTGGGGCGACATCTGGGGCGACCCGACGTTGCCGTTCAAGACGCGCAGCATGCTGAACCTCGGCATGCTCACGGCGATGAGCCAGCACCACGAATTGTCGGTGCACGTGAAGGGCGCGTTGCGCAACGGCGTGACCAGGGAAGAAATCCGCGCGGTGCTGATGCAGGCCGCCGTGTATTGCGGCGCGCCGCTCGCGCTCGCGGCTTTCCGCGTTGCGAGCGAGGCGATCAAGGCATACGAAGCGGAAACAGCGGCCGCCTGA
- a CDS encoding NAD(P)-dependent oxidoreductase, whose protein sequence is MSRATKTASQQMRTVMSSSDQGSNTIGFVGVGVMGRPMARRLIEAGHTLVVFDRDEQAVAELTAIGARAAKSVKDVADSARIVFTSLPTPAIFRQVALGEGGLIDGSAVKILVDLSTVGSRMEKEVADGLLVKGIDTVDAPVSGGAAGAKKGTLAIMLAGKPAVLDQVRGLFEVLGKVFVVGDQPGQGQLLKLLNNMLSSTAFAITSEAFVAGVRGGLDPEVMMSVINSGSGKNGATMDKFPKHVLPGSFDFGFPVGSVCKDIGLAVDECQALGVPMWVGSVARQVWNYAAMQDGSKRDMTELVRYVERWSSGEGLAD, encoded by the coding sequence CTGAGCCGCGCAACGAAAACAGCTTCCCAACAGATGAGGACAGTCATGTCGAGCAGTGATCAAGGCAGCAACACGATCGGTTTTGTCGGAGTAGGCGTGATGGGGCGGCCTATGGCGCGCCGTCTCATCGAGGCGGGCCATACGCTCGTCGTGTTCGATCGCGATGAGCAGGCGGTCGCGGAATTGACGGCGATCGGCGCGCGCGCGGCGAAGTCCGTGAAGGATGTGGCGGACTCCGCGCGCATCGTATTCACGAGCCTGCCCACGCCGGCCATCTTCAGGCAGGTCGCGCTCGGCGAAGGCGGACTGATCGACGGCAGCGCGGTGAAGATTCTCGTCGATCTGTCCACGGTCGGATCGCGCATGGAAAAGGAAGTGGCGGACGGCCTGCTCGTGAAGGGCATCGATACCGTCGATGCGCCGGTGAGCGGAGGCGCCGCCGGAGCGAAGAAGGGCACGCTCGCGATCATGCTGGCCGGCAAGCCGGCTGTACTCGACCAGGTGCGCGGACTGTTCGAAGTGCTCGGCAAGGTGTTCGTGGTCGGCGACCAGCCGGGCCAGGGGCAGTTGCTCAAGCTGCTGAACAACATGCTGTCCTCCACCGCGTTTGCGATCACGTCGGAGGCGTTTGTCGCGGGCGTGCGCGGCGGCCTCGATCCGGAAGTGATGATGTCGGTGATCAATTCGGGCAGCGGCAAGAACGGCGCGACGATGGACAAGTTCCCGAAGCATGTGCTGCCGGGCAGCTTCGATTTCGGCTTTCCGGTCGGCAGTGTGTGCAAGGACATCGGCCTCGCGGTCGACGAATGCCAGGCGCTCGGCGTGCCGATGTGGGTCGGCAGCGTCGCCCGTCAGGTATGGAATTACGCGGCCATGCAGGACGGCTCGAAACGCGACATGACCGAACTGGTCAGGTATGTCGAACGCTGGTCGTCCGGCGAGGGACTGGCGGACTGA
- a CDS encoding NAD(P)-dependent oxidoreductase, which translates to MTQAKRVGFIGLGMMGAPMVQCLRKAGFELFIDDADAARADALAEQSGSHRLNADNAASLDALITMLPNSAIVEAVVLGDGNNKGWAARLAKGAVVIDMSSSEPERSRELGKTLEAQGLAYLDAPVSGGVKRAKEGTLAILVGGHADVLARCKPLLDAMGTNVLHIGTAGAGHAAKALNNYVSAASVAATVEALQIASRFGIDPQVMTDVLNASTGRSNTSENKAKQFMLSGTFASGFALQLMNKDLKIARALAQAVGHPMTFGATCVEVWDEAAQRSTPATDHTELYRLLPGAAS; encoded by the coding sequence ATGACACAAGCCAAACGGGTCGGTTTCATCGGCCTCGGCATGATGGGCGCGCCGATGGTGCAATGCCTTCGCAAGGCAGGCTTCGAACTGTTCATCGACGATGCCGACGCCGCACGCGCCGACGCGCTGGCAGAACAGAGCGGCTCGCACCGCCTGAACGCGGACAACGCGGCCTCGCTCGATGCGCTGATCACCATGCTGCCCAACTCGGCGATCGTCGAGGCCGTGGTGCTCGGCGACGGGAACAACAAGGGCTGGGCCGCGCGGCTCGCGAAAGGCGCCGTGGTTATCGACATGAGTTCGTCGGAACCGGAGCGTTCGCGCGAGCTCGGCAAGACGCTCGAAGCACAGGGGCTCGCGTATCTGGATGCGCCCGTGTCGGGCGGCGTCAAGCGCGCGAAGGAAGGCACGCTGGCGATTCTGGTCGGCGGCCATGCGGACGTGCTCGCGCGCTGCAAGCCGCTGCTCGACGCGATGGGCACGAACGTGCTGCATATCGGCACAGCGGGCGCCGGGCATGCGGCGAAGGCGCTCAATAACTACGTGTCGGCGGCGAGCGTGGCGGCCACGGTCGAGGCGCTGCAGATCGCAAGCCGCTTCGGTATCGACCCGCAGGTGATGACGGACGTGCTCAATGCGTCCACGGGCCGCAGCAATACGTCGGAAAACAAGGCTAAGCAGTTCATGCTGAGCGGCACTTTCGCTTCCGGCTTCGCGCTGCAGTTGATGAACAAGGATCTGAAGATCGCCCGAGCGCTCGCCCAGGCCGTGGGGCATCCCATGACGTTCGGCGCCACCTGTGTCGAGGTATGGGACGAAGCGGCGCAGCGCTCCACGCCCGCCACCGATCACACCGAGCTATACCGGCTCCTGCCCGGAGCCGCATCCTGA
- a CDS encoding NIPSNAP family protein, with amino-acid sequence MIVEMRIYHCAPTRLPALLDRFTSTTLGFFEKYGIEQIGFWTTLIGPSNHALTYMLKWESLAEREQKWNAFQADPEWMAKRAATEADKPIVERIENHFLAPTAFSALR; translated from the coding sequence ATGATCGTTGAAATGCGTATCTACCACTGTGCGCCGACGCGCCTGCCGGCGTTGCTCGATCGCTTCACGTCGACCACGCTCGGCTTTTTCGAAAAGTACGGTATCGAACAGATCGGTTTCTGGACCACGCTGATCGGTCCGAGCAATCACGCGCTGACCTATATGCTGAAGTGGGAAAGCCTCGCGGAGCGCGAGCAGAAGTGGAACGCGTTCCAGGCCGACCCCGAGTGGATGGCCAAACGTGCGGCGACGGAAGCCGACAAGCCGATCGTCGAGCGCATCGAGAACCACTTCCTCGCGCCGACCGCCTTCTCGGCGCTGCGCTAG